The Actinocorallia herbida DNA window CGCCGTCGCTGCGAGGGCTTTTCTCCTGCTGAGCTTCATCGCGCTCCACTCCATCTTTCCGACTGTCTAAGGGGGGATGAGTCGTGCGAGCCGGATGGATATTTCCGACTGGTTTGATGCGAAAAGTAGACCAGGGGATGCCCATCAAGTCAACCCGATCGGTAGGAATAGTGGGGACGGTTGGGTAACGGGTCGGACTCGGGCGGGCGGCGAGCCTCGCGCGGGGGCGCGAGGGGGCTTCGATAGGGTCTGAGGGCAACCCCCGTGATGCTGAACAAGGAGTGCGCACGTGTCCGCGATCGAGGCCGTACACGCCCGGGAGATCCTCGACTCCCGCGGCAACCCCACAGTTGAGGTCGAGATCCTCCTGGAAGACGGCACGCAGGCGCAGGCCGCGGTGCCGTCCGGCGCCTCCACGGGCCAGTTCGAGGCGGTCGAGCTGCGCGACGGCGGCGACCGCTACAACGGCAAGGGCGTCCAGCAGGCCGTCGCCGCCGTGAACGACACGATCGGCAAGGAGATCGTCGGCTACGACGCCGACGACCAGCGGATCATCGACCAGGTCATGATCGACCTGGACGGCACCCCGAACAAGGCCAAGCTCGGCGCGAACGCCATCCTCGGCGTCAGCCTCGCCGTCGCCAAGGCCGCCGCGGACTCCGCCGACCTCCCGCTGTTCCGCTACGTCGGCGGGCCGAACGCGCACGTGCTGCCGGTGCCGATGATGAACATCCTCAACGGCGGCGCGCACGCCGACACCAACGTCGACATCCAGGAGTTCATGATCGCGCCGCTCGGCGCGGCCACCTTCTCCGAGGGCCTGCGCTGGGGCGTCGAGGTCTACCACGCGCTCAAGTCCGTGCTGAAGGCCAAGGGCCTGAACACCGGCCTCGGCGACGAGGGCGGCTTCGCCCCCGACCTGCCCTCCAACCGCGAGGCGCTCGACCTCATCCTCGTCGCGATCGAGAAGGCCGGCCTGACCGCCGGCCGCGACGTCGCCCTCGCCCTGGACGTCGCCGCCACCGAGTTCCACGCGAACGGCGCCTACACCTTCGAGGCCTCGGCCCGGTCCGCCGAAGAGATGGCGCAGTACTACGCCTCCCTCGTCGCCGACTACCCGCTGGTCTCCATCGAGGACCCGCTGGACGAGAACGACTGGGACGGCTGGAAGGCTCTCACCGACGCGATCGGGAGCAAGGTCCAGCTCGTCGGCGACGACCTGTTCGTCACCAACCCCGAGCGCCTCGCCCGCGGCGTCAAGACCTCGACCGCCAACTCGCTGCTGGTCAAGGTCAACCAGATCGGCACGCTCACCGAGACCCTGGACGCGGTCACCCTCGCCCAGACCAACGGCTTCAAGTGCATGATGAGCCACCGGTCCGGCGAGACCGAGGACACCACGATCGCCGACCTCGCCGTCGCCACCAACTGCGGCCAGATCAAGACCGGCGCCCCCGCCCGCAGCGACCGGGTCGCCAAGTACAACCAGCTCCTGCGCATCGAGGAACTGCTCGACGACGCGGCCCGCTACGCCGGCGCCGCGGCCTTCCCCCGGTTCGGCTGGGAGGGCTAGATCAGCGCCCCGCGCTCCGGTGCGCCAGCCCCCCGCGACAGCGCGGGGGGCCGGTCGCATCTGACGTCGCGGGCCGCGATCCTCGCGGTCGTGCTCTGCGCGATCGCGCTGAGCCTCGCCTATCCCGTCCGGGAGTACATCGCCCAGCGCACCCAGATCTCCCAGCTGCAGAAGCGGGAGGCCGCCGCGCGGCAGGAGGTCGAGGACCTCACCGCCCAGAAGGGGCGGCTGGGCGACCCCGACTACATCAAGGGCGAGGCGCGCAGGCGGCTGCACTACTGCGACCCCGGTGAGCAGTGCTTCGTCGTCCTGGACGGGGAGGGCGGCGCGTCGCAGTACGGTGGGGGCGCGCAGGAGCAGCGCAAGGCGCCGCCCTGGTACGAGACGCTCTGGGGGTCCGTCGAGGCCGCCGACGAGCAGCCGTAGCCCCCGTTCGAGTTCGATGAGAAAGGCCCGCAGTGGAAGAGCGTGACGTCGCCGCCGTCCAGGCGCAGCTCGGCCGGGAGATCCGCGGCGCGGCGGAGGTCGCGCACCGCTGCCCGTGCGGACTGCCGGACGTGATCGAGACCGCGCCCTACCTGGAGGACGGGTCGCCGTTCCCCACCCTGTACTACCTCACCTGCCCCAAGGCCGCCTCGGCCATCGGCACGCTGGAGGAGCGCGGCGAGATGCGCCGGATGCAGGAGCGGCTCGCCGAGGACCCCGAGCTGGCCGCCCGCTACCTGGCCGCCCACGAGGACTACAAGGCGCGCCGCGACAAGGCCGCGGAAGCCGCCGGGATGCCTCTGCTGCCCGAGGGCATGCAGACCGCGGGCGGCATGCCCGAGCGCGTCAAGTGCCTGCACGCCCTCGTCGGGCATGAGCTCGCGGCGCCCGGCACCAACCCGTTCGGTCGCGAGGCCCTCGACGAACTCCCGGAATGGTGGCGCTCGGGCCCGTGCGTCGATGTCATGATGGACGGAGAACTGCCCTAACGGGCGCAGCCGGTTCCGGGAGGGCGTTACATGACGCGGGTTGCCGCGATCGACTGCGGGACCAACTCGGTCCGGCTCCTCGTCGCCGACGTCGACACCGAGCTCAAGGACATCGAGCGCGAGATGCGCATCGTGCGCCTCGGCCAGGGGGTCGACCAGACCGGAGAGCTGGCGCCCGAGGCGCTGGAGCGCACCTTCAAGGAGATGCGCGGCTACGCGGCGCTGATCGAGCGGCACGGGGCGGAGAAGGTCAGGGTGGTGGCGACCAGCGCCACCCGCGACGCCCGCAACCGGGCCGATTTCGTCGCCGGAGTCGTGGAGATCTTCGGGGTCGAGCCCGAGGTCGTCTCCGGCGAGGAGGAGGCCGCGCTGTCCTTCACCGGCGCCACCCGCGACCTCGCCGTGCTCCGCCCGCTCCGCCCCTACCTCGTGGTCGACATCGGCGGCGGCTCCACCGAGTTCGTCGTCGGCGCGGGCGACGTGCAGGCCGCCAAGTCGGTGAACATCGGCTGCGTCCGGATGACCGAGCGGCACTTCAAGGGCGCCAACCCGCCCTCGCCCCAGCAGATCGCGGGCGCCGTCGCCGACATCGACGCGCAGCTCGCGGCGGTCCGCGCGGAGGTCCCGGTAGGCGAGGCGCGCACCCTGGTGGGGCTCGCGGGCTCGGTCACCACGGTCTCGGCGATCAACCTCGGCCTCGACGCGTACGACTCGGACCGCATCCACCTGTCCCGGATCACCGCGGCGCAGGTCCACGACATCACCCGCCGCCTGCTGAAGATGACGCACGACGAGCGGGCCGCGATGGGCGTCATGCACCCGGGCAGGGTCGACGTGATCGGCGCCGGCTCCCTGATCCTGGACCGCATCATGCGCGAGTACGGGTTCGGCTCGGTCGTCGTCAGCGAGCACGACATCCTCGACGGCATCGCCTGGAGCCTCGCCTGAGCGGCGGGAACCCCCCGTTCGTCCCGCCCGGCACCGGCTGGCCGGAGGACCCGGCCACGCCGGAGACCCCCGTCGCGGCCGATGCCGAGGCCGTCGTGCGGCTCGCCGCGGGCGCAGGGGACCACGCGGAGCTGGCCGCACGGCAGTCGGTGTGCCGGGCCTGCCCCCGGCTGGTGGACTGGCGGGAGTCGGTGGCGGTCGAGCGGCGAAGGGCGTTCCGCGACGAGCGGTACTGGGGCCGGCCGGTGCCCTCCTGGGGCGCCGAGGACGCGCCGATCCTGCTGGTCGGGCTCGCCCCCGCCGCGCACGGCGGCAACCGGACCGGCCGGATCTTCACGGGCGACCGCTCCGGCGACTGGCTGTTCGCCTCGCTGCACCGGTGCGGCCTCGCCGCCAAGGACACCAGCACGCACGCGGGCGACGGCCAGCGGCTGCTGCACACCCGGGTCGTCGCGACGGTGCTGTGCGCGCCCCCGGACAACAAGCCGCTTCCGGTCGAGCGCGACGCCTGCCGTCCGTGGCTGGTGCGGGAGCTGGAGCTGACGCGGCCGAAGGTGATCGTGGTGCTCGGCGGGTTCGCGTGGCAGGCGCTGTGGCCTTCGCTGGCCGCCGCGGGCCTGCCCGTGCCGCGTCCCCGACCCCGTTTCGGACACGGAGTGGAGGCGGCGGTGGGCGACGCCGTCGTCCTCGGCTGCTACCACCCGTCGCAGCAGAACACGTTCACCGGGCGGGTCACCGAGGAGATGCTGGACACCGTCTTCCGCCGCGCGAGGGCGCTGGCCGGGCGGTGATCAGGGGAATCGGGGGGCGGGACAGGACCGGGCTCAGCGGCGGGCCGCTGAACGCCCCCGTAGGGCCCTGTCCCTTCCCCGAAGAGTGAGATGCCCCGTAGGCCCCATGGGTTTGCGGTTTCGGCGGAATTTTTCCCGTCCCGATCCGGTCGGCACGGGCGTGGCGCGTGGCACATCTGACCGGCGGGGCTTGGGGTAGGCCCCGTACTGCCTAAGATCGGCGGTGCGCCGACGGCTGGAGGGGGACTGACGATGGCGGACGGGGTCGCGGGACGGCTGGAGCCCTTGCTGGTCCGGCTGCTGGGCCCGGAGCCGCCGGTCCGGGTCCGCGCCTGGGACGGCAGCGAGACCGGCCCGAAGGACGCGCCCGCGTTCGTCCTCCGGGACCGCAGGGCGCTGCGGCGGTTGCTGTGGAAGCCGGGCGAGGTCGGCCTCGTGCGCGCGTTCGTCGCCGGGGAGCTCGACATCGAGGGCGACGTCTGCGCCGCGCTCGGCGCGCTCCAGCGGGTGCTGCGCCGCGGCGACGAGCCGATCGCGCTGAGCGCCGAGGACAAGCGGGAGATCGTGCGGACCGCGGTGATGCTCGGCGCGGTGGGCCCGGAGCCGAAGGCTCCCCCGGAGGAGGACGGCGCGGGCCTGATGGCCGAGACGTCCGCCGGGCTGTACGCCCGGATGACGGGAGAGGGCCGCGGCACGGGCGTCGGCAGATGGGCGGACGCCCTGACCCTCGAAGAGGCGCAGGACGCCGACGCCCGGGACGTCGCGGCCCGGCTCGCCCCCCGCCTCGGCGAGTCGGTCCTCGAGGTGAACGCCGGATTCGCCGCGTTCTCCCGGCTGCTCGCCGCCCAGTGCCCCGGGGCCGACGTGACGGCCGTCACCCCGTTTCCCGAGCAGGCGCCCCCCGGCGTCTTCCTGGAGCCCGAGCTTCCGGGCGGCGCCTTCGACGACCGCAGCTACGACGCCGTCGTCTCGCTGGCCGGGACCACCCCCGTGCACCGCGATCTCGACCGTCTCGTCGGGGTGCTGCGGCCGGGCGGCAGGCTCCTGGTCCGGCAGACCGTCCACCGGCCGGACGCCCTGCCCCGGCCCTTCACCAGCGACTACGTCTACGGTAAAGGTGGAGACACCCCCACCCTCGGCGAGTTCATCAGCCTCATGGACGCCGTCGGCCTCGAGGTGCGCGGAGTGCGCGCCCTGCGCGATGAGTACGCGCTGACCCTGCGTGCTTGGGCGGGCCATCTCGCCGCCCCCGCGCCCGGCGACGGGATCGCGCGGGTCTGGTCGCTGCACCTCGCCACTACCGCGCTCGCGTGCGAGAACGGCAGAATCGGCGTGTACGAGGTCGAAGCGGTGCTCCGTTGAGCGTCATCGGCCGAGAATGATCGCCCTGAACGGAACCATAATCGGACGCCGTCCGTCTATGAGATGAAGAAGTACAACTGCTGGAGGCAGTGATGGAGAGCAGGAACCCCGTGTTCCGCAAGGTCGGGGAGCAGGCGCGGATGGGGCATACCCCCACTCCCGCCGAGCTTCAGGGCATGTACGACCAGCCGGCCTACGCGCCCCCCGCCGAGCGCGCGATGACGATCGACGATGTCGTCGTCAAGGGGTTCGCGAGCCTCGGTGTGCTGGCCGTCACCGGCACCGTCGCCTGGGTGCTCAACCTCAACATGGGCATCGCTCTCGTGGCGGTCCTCGCCGCGTTCGGCATCGGCCTGTACCTGAGCTTCAGCGGCAAGTCCAGCGCCGCCCTGACGCTCACCTACTCGGCGCTTTACGGCATCGCGGTCGGCGCGATCAGCCACCTGTACAACGACCTGTACAACGGCATCGTCTTCCAGGCGATCCTCGGCACCGCACTCGCGTTCGGCGCGGTCCTCACCGTCTACGCGCTGCGGATCATCCGGGTGACGCCGAAGTTCACCCGCTTCGTGGTCGCCGCGGGCTTCGGCCTCGTCGCGCTGATGCTGGTCAACCTGGTCGTCGGCCTGTTCAACGACACCGGCATCGGCATCCGCGAGTACGGTTTCCTCGGCATCGCGTTCAGCGTCGTGGCGATCCTGGTCGGCTGCTTCTTCCTGATGCTCGACTTCGACATGATCGAGCGCGGCGTCCAGCAGCAGCTGCCCGCGAAGTACGCCTGGGCCTGCGCCTTCGCGCTGACCAGCACGCTCGTCTGGATCTACCTGGAGATCCTGCGCCTCCTGGCGATCCTCCAGGGCAACGACTGACCCCGGTCCTGCGGCCATGAAGAAGGCCCCGGCGCTTCCCGCGCCGGGGCCTTCGCCGTCCTGCGGGAGCCGCCTAGCTGAGGCGCTCCAGGACCATGGCCATGCCCTGGCCGCCGCCGACGCACATCGTCTCAAGACCGAACTGCTTGTCGTGGAACTTGAGGCTGTTGATGAGGGTGCTGGTGATGCGGGCGCCGGTCATGCCGAAGGGGTGGCCGATGGCGATGGCGCCGCCGTTGACGTTGAGCCTGTCGTAGTCGACGCCGAGCTCGTCGGCCGACGGCAGGACCTGCGCCGCGAACGCCTCGTTGATCTCGACCAGGTCGATGTCGTCGATCGTCAGGCCCGCGAGGGCGAGGGCCTTCTTGCTGGCCTCGATCGGGCCGAGGCCCATGATCTCCGGCGACAGCCCGCTGACGCCGGTGCTGACGACCCGGGCCAGCGGGGTGATGCCGAGCTCGGCCGCCCTGGTGTCGCTCATGATGACCAGGGCCGCGGCCCCGTCGTTCAGCGGGCAGCAGTTGCCCGCGGTGACCGTGCCATCGGGACGGAACACCGGCTTGAGCTGCGAGACCGCCTCGTAGGTGGTGCCCGCGCGCGGTCCGTCGTCGGTGGCCGCGACGGTGCCGTCGGGCAGCGTGACGGGGGTGATGTCGGTCGCCCAGAAGCCGTTCGCGATGCCCTTCTCGGTCAGGTTCTGCGAGCGGACGCCGAACTCGTCCTGCCGCTGCCGGGACACGCCCTTGAGCCGGGCGACGTTCTCTGCGGTCTGGCCCATCGCGATGTACACGTCGGGCAGGGCGCCGTCCGCGCGCGGGTCGGTCCAGTCCTTGCCGCCCTCGGCCAGCACCGCGGTGCGCGCCTCGGCGTCGCCGAAGAGCGGGTTGGTGGTGCCCTTCGGACCGTCGGACGAGCCGAACGCGAACCCCGAGACGTGCTCGACGCCCGCGGAGACGATGACGTCGGCCTCCCCGGCCCGGATCGCGTGCAACGCCATCCGGGTCGTCTGGAGCGATGACGAGCAGTACCGGGTGACGGTCGCGCCGGGCACGGCGTCGAGGCCGAGCAGCACGGCGACGACCCGGCCCATGTTGTAGCCCTGTCGGCCACCGGGCAGGCCGCAGCCGAGCAGGAGGTCGTCGATGGTGTTCGGGTCGAGCTGGGGGACCTTGTCCAGCGCGGCCTTGACCATGGACGCGGCCAGGTCGTCCGCGCGCAGGTCCTTCAAAGAGCCTTTGAACGCGCGGCCGATCGGGGATCGAGCGGTGGCGACGATGACAGCCTCGGGCATGATGCCTCTTTCCTCGGACCGGGACGGGTGGGGCCGCTTGGGGACGCGGAACCCGTCGCCCTCAAGTTACCTACCCGTCAGTTTGTAGTCCGTCTCCAGGCGCCGATCCAGAGAACGGTGTGCGGGTCAGCGCCCGTACATACCTGGAATTGTGCCCGCGCCGTCATTGACGCCGTGCAGCGCCCCCTTCTCGTCGCGCCAGACGCGCCAGCCGTCGGTCGCGCCGGTGTACCAGGACGGCGGCGCGATGGTCTGGTCGTCGGCCCTGCGGCCTCCGGCGAGGTCGTACGGGCACAGCGAGGCCGTCGG harbors:
- the eno gene encoding phosphopyruvate hydratase — translated: MSAIEAVHAREILDSRGNPTVEVEILLEDGTQAQAAVPSGASTGQFEAVELRDGGDRYNGKGVQQAVAAVNDTIGKEIVGYDADDQRIIDQVMIDLDGTPNKAKLGANAILGVSLAVAKAAADSADLPLFRYVGGPNAHVLPVPMMNILNGGAHADTNVDIQEFMIAPLGAATFSEGLRWGVEVYHALKSVLKAKGLNTGLGDEGGFAPDLPSNREALDLILVAIEKAGLTAGRDVALALDVAATEFHANGAYTFEASARSAEEMAQYYASLVADYPLVSIEDPLDENDWDGWKALTDAIGSKVQLVGDDLFVTNPERLARGVKTSTANSLLVKVNQIGTLTETLDAVTLAQTNGFKCMMSHRSGETEDTTIADLAVATNCGQIKTGAPARSDRVAKYNQLLRIEELLDDAARYAGAAAFPRFGWEG
- a CDS encoding FtsB family cell division protein translates to MLCAIALSLAYPVREYIAQRTQISQLQKREAAARQEVEDLTAQKGRLGDPDYIKGEARRRLHYCDPGEQCFVVLDGEGGASQYGGGAQEQRKAPPWYETLWGSVEAADEQP
- a CDS encoding DUF501 domain-containing protein translates to MEERDVAAVQAQLGREIRGAAEVAHRCPCGLPDVIETAPYLEDGSPFPTLYYLTCPKAASAIGTLEERGEMRRMQERLAEDPELAARYLAAHEDYKARRDKAAEAAGMPLLPEGMQTAGGMPERVKCLHALVGHELAAPGTNPFGREALDELPEWWRSGPCVDVMMDGELP
- a CDS encoding Ppx/GppA phosphatase family protein, with the protein product MTRVAAIDCGTNSVRLLVADVDTELKDIEREMRIVRLGQGVDQTGELAPEALERTFKEMRGYAALIERHGAEKVRVVATSATRDARNRADFVAGVVEIFGVEPEVVSGEEEAALSFTGATRDLAVLRPLRPYLVVDIGGGSTEFVVGAGDVQAAKSVNIGCVRMTERHFKGANPPSPQQIAGAVADIDAQLAAVRAEVPVGEARTLVGLAGSVTTVSAINLGLDAYDSDRIHLSRITAAQVHDITRRLLKMTHDERAAMGVMHPGRVDVIGAGSLILDRIMREYGFGSVVVSEHDILDGIAWSLA
- a CDS encoding uracil-DNA glycosylase, which translates into the protein MRLAAGAGDHAELAARQSVCRACPRLVDWRESVAVERRRAFRDERYWGRPVPSWGAEDAPILLVGLAPAAHGGNRTGRIFTGDRSGDWLFASLHRCGLAAKDTSTHAGDGQRLLHTRVVATVLCAPPDNKPLPVERDACRPWLVRELELTRPKVIVVLGGFAWQALWPSLAAAGLPVPRPRPRFGHGVEAAVGDAVVLGCYHPSQQNTFTGRVTEEMLDTVFRRARALAGR
- a CDS encoding class I SAM-dependent methyltransferase, which gives rise to MADGVAGRLEPLLVRLLGPEPPVRVRAWDGSETGPKDAPAFVLRDRRALRRLLWKPGEVGLVRAFVAGELDIEGDVCAALGALQRVLRRGDEPIALSAEDKREIVRTAVMLGAVGPEPKAPPEEDGAGLMAETSAGLYARMTGEGRGTGVGRWADALTLEEAQDADARDVAARLAPRLGESVLEVNAGFAAFSRLLAAQCPGADVTAVTPFPEQAPPGVFLEPELPGGAFDDRSYDAVVSLAGTTPVHRDLDRLVGVLRPGGRLLVRQTVHRPDALPRPFTSDYVYGKGGDTPTLGEFISLMDAVGLEVRGVRALRDEYALTLRAWAGHLAAPAPGDGIARVWSLHLATTALACENGRIGVYEVEAVLR
- a CDS encoding Bax inhibitor-1/YccA family protein, with translation MESRNPVFRKVGEQARMGHTPTPAELQGMYDQPAYAPPAERAMTIDDVVVKGFASLGVLAVTGTVAWVLNLNMGIALVAVLAAFGIGLYLSFSGKSSAALTLTYSALYGIAVGAISHLYNDLYNGIVFQAILGTALAFGAVLTVYALRIIRVTPKFTRFVVAAGFGLVALMLVNLVVGLFNDTGIGIREYGFLGIAFSVVAILVGCFFLMLDFDMIERGVQQQLPAKYAWACAFALTSTLVWIYLEILRLLAILQGND
- a CDS encoding acetyl-CoA C-acetyltransferase, with product MPEAVIVATARSPIGRAFKGSLKDLRADDLAASMVKAALDKVPQLDPNTIDDLLLGCGLPGGRQGYNMGRVVAVLLGLDAVPGATVTRYCSSSLQTTRMALHAIRAGEADVIVSAGVEHVSGFAFGSSDGPKGTTNPLFGDAEARTAVLAEGGKDWTDPRADGALPDVYIAMGQTAENVARLKGVSRQRQDEFGVRSQNLTEKGIANGFWATDITPVTLPDGTVAATDDGPRAGTTYEAVSQLKPVFRPDGTVTAGNCCPLNDGAAALVIMSDTRAAELGITPLARVVSTGVSGLSPEIMGLGPIEASKKALALAGLTIDDIDLVEINEAFAAQVLPSADELGVDYDRLNVNGGAIAIGHPFGMTGARITSTLINSLKFHDKQFGLETMCVGGGQGMAMVLERLS